The Bryobacteraceae bacterium genomic sequence CGTCCTCCAGTGCCAGCGCGATCCCCGGCTCGTCTTCCACAACCAAAATTCTCGCCATCGCTCACTCACTCTCCGGCAACACGAGCGTGAACGTACAGCCCTGGCCCGGAGCGCTCTCCAGCCGGACCTCGCCGCCATGCGCCTTCATGATGTGTTTCACCATCGCCAAACCCACACCGGTACCCTGGATACTCTCCTTCACGGCTCGCCGTCCCCGCACGAATTTCTCGAACACCGCCTTCTGTTCTTCCACCGGGATGCCCGGTCCGTGATCCCGCACGAAGATGAGAACCTGCCGGCCCCCCTCCCGCCAGCCAGCTTCGACGCGTGAGTCCGCGGGGGAGTACTTCAGTGCGTTGTCGAGGAGATTCCGAATGGCGGCGGTCAGCGCCTCCCGGTCCCCATTTGCGTGGACTTCACCGCTCTCTGAAACAGCAACTCGACCGTCACCCGGCCCCACTTCCTCCACGGCTTGCCGTACGAGGTCACCCACTTTCAACTGCTGCATCCGGTAGCTCTGCGCTCCGGCTTCCATCCGTCCCAAGTGCAGCAACCCCTCTACCAGCCGCTGCAACCTGTGCGCCTCTCCCGCCAGCACGCTGTAGTATTTCTGCCGCCGCTCCTCGCTCGGCACTTGCCCCATCTCCAGCATCTCCGACAACTGCCTCACCGTCGTCAGTGGAGAACGGAATTCATGCGACACCGCCGCCACGAAATCAGACTGTAGCCGCGCCACCTCGGACTCGCGCCGGATGGCCCGCGCCATAAAGTAGACCGCCCCCCAGAGCAGCAGAATTACCAGCCCGACCAGAGTTGGAGTCATCGTTCGGTATGCAGTGCCGCCACCTTCGTGCCAGACCCGGAGCACCCACGGACTTTCCGCCTCGCCCAGCACCTGTGCCGTGCCTGGCTGCGGTTTGTCTGGGGTTCCCGACAACAAACGGCCGCGCGCGTCGGTGAGCTGAAAGCGCACTCCCGCTGGAGCCCTGATCTCAAGAAAGCGCTCGGGTATCGCCACCAGCCCAGCCCATCGCTTCTCGTTTCCCCGCCACATCCCGAGCCACGGCTGGCCATCGATCTCGATGACGGGTCCCTCGCGCTTCTCCCAGAGCAGCGACATGGCCTCCGCCGCCGCCCAACCGCCAGGTGGGGATCGAAGGGAAGCCGCCTCCAGGTAGTATTCCGCCGGCCCCTTCCTCAGCAACCACCGTCCGCTGGCAAGGCCGGCGGCGATCTGTTCTCCGCTACCGGAGGAACCCAGTTTGCGCTGACCGTCCAACCCGACGAGTCCGGCGGGCAACCCGGCGGCGAGCGTTCCCTCCATCCGCGCCAGCGATTCATACGCCCGCAGGGCTCCCTTCCGCTCGCCCGATTGCAGCAGCACCCGCGCCAAGCGCAACAACGCCTCCGCGCGGAGACTTTCATTCGGATGCCCGGCAAGACCCCGGTAGACCGCCACAGCGCGGGCTGCACCTCCACCGCCAAACTCCGCTGCTTCACCCTCGGCGAATACGCTCGTGAGATCTGGTTCGCCTGGGAGCCACGGGACGAAGGGAAGTCCATCCCGCGGCGACACCTCCACACGGTTCCCGGCCGTCGCGAAGATGACCGCGCCCGGAATGAGGGGTGGAACTGCGCGATCGTCTGAAACCCAGCGGCTCAGCGCTTCCCCTGCCTGAGCCCACTTGCCTCGGACCACGGCGGCCATCGCCTCCGCGCTGCCCTCAATCCGCTCGCGCTGCCGCTCCCGGTCGACAGCGCGCTCCTGCGTCCACATGCGCCAGCCGAACCAGCACAGGGCGATGGTGACGACTGCGGCCGTCGCCAACAGGGCCCTCAGAACGGGATTGACCGCGCGCCTCACGGACCACTCCATTCTAGGGCCCCTGGTTCCTGAGAAACTCCGCTGAGTGTCAGATTTGTGTCACCTCGCGGACACCGGCCTCGCTGCTTGGCTTACTTCGGCAAGAAGTTCCGCAGGCTCCAGACCTCGGCGCTCGACTCCCGGCTGGAGAAGAGCGCCCGCTTGCCGTCGGGATGGAGACTGGGTCCGCTTAGTCCTCGGCCGCGGATGCCGGTTGCCACGGGCGCACCGCCTTGGATGGAGACGGCGAAGAACTCCTCCTGGCCAGCCTCTGATTTCGCATAAAAGAGGTGCTTGCTGTCCGGCGTCCAGCGCAGGACGTTATCGTTGGCGCCGATGGCCAACATGCGCGGGGCTCCGCGGGATGTGGGCATTACGAGAACCCCCACGGGGCCACCCCGCACCACGCGCCCAACCATGGCCAGCCACTTGCCATCGGGCGAGACGGTTGGCGCCAATGACCACTCGGCGTCATCGCTGTACAACTCTGTGCGCTGCTGCGTCTCCAGGTCGACCCGGAAGATCTGGCGGTGTTCCGATCCGTGCGGACGGGCGGACACATACACTGACCGGCAGTCGGGAGCGTAGCCGAGTTGATAGGCTGCGCGCAGCCCCGTGATCTTGATGTCCGGGCCGACGACGGCCCCGGTAGCGGCGTCATACAAGCGCCGAGTGGCAGGATGAGGCGTGCCCCAACTGAGCAGCCGCGAATCCGAACACCACGTGGGGATCTGGTAGTTCCAAGCGTTGCCATCGCTCACCACCACCTCGGCGCTATCCTTTCCGCGCACAACGAGTTGGCTCTTGCCGTTGATGTCGCGGGATGAGGTGTAGGAGAAGGAGTCGCCCGAAGGCGACCACGCCGGTGAGGAGTTGTGTCCCAGGTAGGTATCAACGAACCGCTTGGGCTGCCCTTGCACGCGAAGCGAGTATGGATCGAGGTTCGCCAGGTAGACATCACGGCTCTGCGTCCGGCGGCCGTAATGCAAAGTACCGTCCTTTGCGAGGCCGAGCAACTCCGTCGCGCCGAGGTCCCCTTGCAGGAGTACCGGAACAGCAGAGCCATCGGGCTTGGACTCCACCATCCAGAGCCCGTCCCCGCCCTGACGGTTGCTGACGAACAGGATCTTGCTTGCAGCGGGGGCCCATATGGGACTGCGATCATCGTATAAGCCTCCGAGAATTGTGGATTCTTGGCCCGTCGCAACGTCGAACACGACGATGTCCCGGTCCGGCGGCGTGTTTACGTTTTCGTTGACGTAGCAGGCCGCGGCGATCTGCTTGCCGTCAGGCGAGAATACGCCTCTTTCGCATCGCTGCGAACGCCTGGAGGAAGGACCCCTCAGTTCACCGGATTGGGTGTCGACGACCGCGAGGTTCCACACGTTTTGGGCCGGGATGTAGACCCAGCCTGCCAAGTTTCTCCCGTCCGGCGACCAGTCCCACGGGTGGAAGAAGCTGTGACCGGCGAGCTTGAGCGGCACGGCGCTGAAATCCCCACCCGTCGCAGGACCGATACGCAGTTCATATCCCGGTTCCGCAGCTCCGCCTCCGCTTGCATAGGCGATCCTGCTGCCATCCCGGCTCGGGACAGGAGCCCAAACCATGTTGGCCGGTTCGGACTCTCCACCGCGATTGACTCTCTCGTGAGAGATCCCGGTCTGCAGGTCGCGCACGACGAGACTTCCGTTGGCAGTGAGGAACGCGAAGATTCGACCGTCTTCGGAGACCGGCCCGAGAAGCCCACCGACTCCGGGCTGGCTGAACAACAGCCGCGACGAGAGCGCGCCCGACTCGTTGGCGGCGCCGGCCATTTGCGCCAGTCGCGCCCGCGCCGTGGCCGCGGATTCCGTCTCGCCTGGGAACTCGCGCAGTGCCCGTTCGTAGGCCTTCCTTGCTTCCGCACTGCCGAGTTTCTCGTAGCACAGCCCCATGCGGACGAGGGCCTTCGCCGCGACCGTGCGGTCCGAGGAGCGGGCTAGAGCCTCGTATTGCGCGATGGCCCCTTTCAGATTGCCGTCGAGCGTCTCCATGCGCATCGCCCGTTGCAGTTGGACATCGGGTTGGGCGAGCAGCGCCGTGGCCACCGCCAGAATCAGTGTGAACTGTTTGATCTTCATGCTGACCTCCACGCACCCAGGCTAGGGGCCGCATGCGAGGCCGCATCGAGCGTTCGGTGAGGAATCCGTGAGAATTCAGCCATCAAACCGATACCCCATGCCGCGGACACTGGTGATCGCAGCGCTGCCCACCTTGCGCCGCAGGTTCACGATGTGGGCATCCACGGCGCGCTCTGTCACATAGGTGTCGCGGCCCCAGGCGAGGTCGATGAGGCGGTCGCGGCTCAAGAGCCTGCCGCGGTTTTGCAGAAATACCAGCAGCAGCTTGAACTCGAGCGGTGTGATCTCCAGTTTCGAGCCCCCCTTGCGCAACTCTCCCCGCGCGACGTCCACCTCCAACTCCCCGAACCGCTCCACTTCGGATTCGGGCCGCTGCCGGTCGCGCAGGCGGGCGCGGATGCGGGCGCGCAGTTCCCTGGGGCTGAACGGCTTCGTGATGTAGTCGGCGGCGCCGAGATCGAGACCGAGAACCTTCTCCGCTTCATGCGTGCGCGCCGTCAGGAAGACGATGGGCGCCCCGGCGCCAGCCCTGCGCAATTCGCGGCACACTTCGAACCCGTCGCGCCCGGGCAACATCACGTCCAGCAGAATCAGGTCCCACGCCTGCGCCGTCCCCAGCGAAACCGCCGAGTGGCCATCGCGCGCCACCTCCACCTCGTAGCCTTCCAATTGCAGATCGTCGCGCAGGGCCTGTGCAATGTCGGCCTCATCTTCGACAATCAAGATCCGTGGCATCAGTCGGCCTCCAGCGGAATGGAAATGGAAAAGACGCTGCCGGCGCCCGGCGCGTTGGCGAGCGCGACCTGGCCGCCGTGCGCCTGAACGATTTGGGAAACCATGGCCAACCCGATTCCCGTGCCCCGAATGCCGGCCCGCCGCGCCTCCTCGCCTCGGTAGAACTGGTGGAAGACGAGATCCCGCTCAGCCGGCGGAACGCCCGCTCCGAAGTCGCGCACGGCCCATCTCGCTTCGCCGCCGCCGCACTCCACGGTCACCTCCACAAGGCGCGAGTCGCCCGAGTACTTCACGGCATTGTCGAGCAGGTTCCACAGAGCGCGGCCCAGCGCTTCGCGGTCTCCCCGGAAGGCACCCTCCGACGCGCCGCTCGAAGCGACTTCGAAGCCGAGTTCCGACACTTCGGCTCGAAAACCATCGAGCACCTGCGCGGTGAACTCCCCCACCTCGACGCGCTCTCGCCGGTACTCCGGCGCGCCGGACTGCATGCGGCGGAAGTCGAGCAGATCCTCCACCAGGCGGTGCAGCCGCAGTGTGGCGCGCGACAGCGAGTGGTAATAGGACTGGCGGCGCTCTTCGGTCGCGACCCGCCCATCCTCCAGAGCCTCGCTGATCTGGCGCAGTGACGTGAGCGGCGTGCGAAACTCGTGCGACACCGCCGCCACAAAGTCCTCCTGCATGCGCGCCAGCGCCAGCTCGCGCCGCATGGATCTGAGCGCCAGCAGGACACCGGCGAGCGTGAAGACGCCCACCGCGCCTAGTAAAAGAAGCAACATCCGCCGACGGGCGCTGAAGTCTCCGTTGGAGTGTGGAGCCACCGCGAGGACGGTCCAGGGTAGCCGGGACTCGGCCGGGTATTTCGCGGCCGCCTTGCCAGAGGTGGCTGGACCGATGATCTGGCCCGTCTGCGTCTGGAGCCAGACGCCGGGACCGACCCGGCCAAGCCATTCGCGCGTGACGAACGCCGGCGAAGCCGCCAGCACATGAAGCGACGCCCCTCGCCGTTCCCAAACCACCGTGTGCAAGGCGGAACTTGACTCGATCAGCGCGCGCCCTGAGGAGGTTCTCGATCCCGCCCTCACATCACCTTCCACGCGCAGAACCACGTCGGTCAGCTCTTCGAGTTCCACCGGACGCGGCTGCCCACTCCACTTCGCGGCGTCATCGGCGAATGATACGTAAGTATCCCGGTTCAGTGCGAACTTCCCGGCCAGCAGCAAGCCCCAGAGCCGGATGGCCTCTGCTTGCCGCGCGCCCCCCGGCAGGATCTGACAGCGGCTCCAAACCGCTGCGACGGGTGCAGGCCATCCGCTCACGAGTGCGGGTTCCATTGAAGCTAGTTGATCGTACACTGCCAGCGCCTCGCGAATTCGCCCCATGTTCTTCAAAGTCCTGCCGAGCCGCATGAGCGCTCCAGCGCGGATGTCCGGACTCGGGGAAACTGCCAGTCGTCGGTACCAGACGCTTGCCGCTGCCGGATCCGTAGCCTGAAACTCCAGCTGTTCCCCGGTCTGAAAGAGTTCGGTCGAGACTTCTCGAACCGGTTCGTGGCCACTCCGGTAAAGGAGGCCTGCACCAGGTAAACGCGCGAGCAGTGCGCCCTGGCCAGGATCGCGTTCGAGCAGGGACGGGTCGGCGAGGATCAACATGAGCGCCTGAGCTGCGCTCGCGGCACGTTGCTCGTTCCGCTCGGCGGTCCGCTGAACTTCCAGCGTGCGGTCCTGTTCCATCAAGCGCGCACTCAGCCACACGACGGTCAGCGCCGGAACACACAATACCGCCCCCAGCACCCAGGTCCACTTGCGGCGCAACATGTTACCCGGACCAGTGTAAGACGGAGGCGTTCAAAATGGGTTAGGCGAATGTGAGGAAACGGTGAGGCGGCGGATGCGCATCCGCCGCCTGGAACATATTGTGTCCAATTCCCACTCTCACTGGTCCGCTGAGAAGTAGCAAGGACACCCCGTTCATGCGTAGTGGCTCAACTAGCTGGACCATGTGGCTCACTCTATGCGCCTTCCACCGGGCCTGCTGACTGGAGCGCGGCGAACATTACTTGGCCGAGAGCGGTACCATCGGGAGCGCCCACAAGTTGCGAACTTCCGTCATTCCGCTAAAGACAATTTCGCGGCCGCCCGGGTGTATCGAGAACGAGACGGGCTGTGCCAGTTCGTGGAGGATCACTTTTCATCCAAACGCAGTTGGTTCGTGCGGGCCTGCGAATGTCAGTTCAGCGCGGTGCGACCGTCCCTGCCTTGGGCCTCTTATCGAGCGCCCAGCACTCGTTTCGGATTTCTCCCGCATCGAAGGCAACGTGCCGGCCATTGGGATGCCAGACGGGCCAGCCAATCTGTGTGCCATCGATCCCTGTCTGCGCCGCGGAGAGTCCGACATCTCTTGGGGTGCCACCTTCGAAGGGAATGGTTTTCATGCCGGCGGGCCACCAAACCTTGCCCGTACCCGTAGCAAAGAGAATGGTGCGCCCGTCCTGCAGCCAAGTCGGCAGCCACAATCCACCCAATCCGCCCTCCCGATAGGTGGCGCGATGCACCTCCCTGCGTCCAGACCCGTCGACGTTGATGACCTCCAGAACGCCCGCCTCTCCCTCTCTGCGGGAGAACGTCAGCGCATTCCCATCCGGCGAAAGTGAAATTGCCGAGAGACCACTCCCGGTGACGAGGTCTCGCTCGGTCCGAGTCGCCAGATCTATTGCCACAATGCGGCTGGGCCGCGATCCGCTCAAGTACACCGTCCCGCCATCCGGACTCACGGCACCACGATTTGACCAACCGCCCGAGGAGGGTCGAAGCAACGTGGAACGCCCTGTTGATAAGTCAAAACGGAATATGCCAGACTCGCCGTTCGAATATCGCTCACCTTGGGCGAGAATGGCCTTCTGGCCGGGGAACCAGGCATGCCACTCGACCCAACTGAGGTCCGTGCGGATTTCAGTCTCCTGCCCGGCGTTCAACGCGCGCACCACTAGGGTGAGAGGTTGCCATGCTCCAGCGATTGGAGACTTGAAGTAGGACACGCCCTTTCCGTCCTGCGTGAATGCGGTGGACTTCGTTTGCCCTGTCGAACGCGGAGCGAGTTTTGCCGGGGGCTGGCGCCACTTCCCGGATGAGAGTTCGTACTCGGCGGAATAGGAATCGAGCATGTCGATGCGCTTCCGAAAGTAGAGGATTCCGTCTCTAGTCAGCCCAACGGGTTCCTGGCCAAGGGTCGAGGCGCTGAGCATGTGCTCCGGTGAGCCGTGCGCACGCCCCGCGACCAGAGGCTGATACCAGAGTTCGGGGGTTCCCCGCCGGTTACTGAAGAAATAAAGCCCCTGATTGTGCGAGGCGAACACGAGGCCCCAACTGCCAGATGGATGTTCAATCGCCGGCGACTCCGTTCCGTCCTTGAGATTGAGGATTCGGATCGTCTGGCCGCCACTGTTCCACCCAAAGGCCAGCAGAGTGCCGTCCAGTGAGACCGCGCATTCGGTGGCATATCCACCTCCTCGCTTGATGGGCGTGACTTTCCCGTCCGCGAGGGTGAGGGCGTGGAGGCCCGCCGGTTCCTCTATGAGCGATCCACGAAAGATCAAACGGTGCCCGTCTGAATCCCAACCCGCAGGTAACAGATGGCGTCTGCTGCTGAGGACAGTGCGATGCGGCATTTCCTCAACCGGGGCGGTGCGGATCTCAAAACCCTGGTTCGTTTGGACGGCATAGGCGACGATGCGGCTGTCCGGAGAGAACCTTGGGCGTTCGTGAACGCCAATCAGTTCTCCTTGCGAGAGCCGGGTGAACGGCCGGCTCCTGTGGGCGATCAGGTCACGGAGCTGGTAGTCTCGCCCTCGCAAATGAATCAGCCACCGGCCGTCGGGAGAAATCGACACGACCCGGTCCGACACGTCCTCAAAAACTCGCCTCAGGCTCATCTCCCCTGGGACCGGCCGCGGCCCGGTAAGCGCGGCCAGCCGGGTACGAGCTTGTGCCGCATACTCGCCGGCGCTGGCATACTCTTTCACCACACGTTCATAAGATTTGCGCGCCTCGGCCTGGCCAAGCTTCTCCTGGCACTGCCCCATCTGAAGCAATGCCTTTGCGGCGACCTCCGGCTGCTTTGCAAACCGCGAGGCAACCTTCCGGTACTCCTCAATCGCCGCTTTCAGATCGCCGTCCACCCGCTCTTTGCGCGCGGCGGCCTCCATCATCAAGTCGGCCCGCTCCGCCTGCTGCGCCACTGCGACACACATTATGAGCAGCGCCGCGCCTGGGATCGCCGTCCATCGCCTTAAGGTTGTTGGCATTCTTGCCTCCTTCATCGCCAGGATGAAGTGCCATCGTCAGAATTCAAGGGCCAGTTCGGTCATGATTCGGTTTGTGGACCCTCAAACCGGTAACCCACTCCGCGCACGCTGACCAGGAAGATGGGCCGTTGCGGGTCCGGCTCGATCTTCCGGCGCAACGCCAGGACGTGGTTATCCACCACGCGGTCGGTGACGTGGGCCCCAGCGCCCCACACCAGGTCCAGAATCCGGTCGCGGCTGAGCAGCCGGCCTTGGTTCCGGATGAACGCTTCCAGGAGCTTGAACTCCAGTTGCGTCGTTTCCACGGGCCTGCCGTTCCGCCGCAGTTCGCCGCGTGTGAAATCCACCTCAACCTCTCCCATCCGGTAGGTCCGCGGCAGCTCTCCGGTTGTTCGCCGCAACACCGCCTTGATGCGTGCGCGCAGTTCACGAAGACTGAAGGGCTTTGTCACGTAGTCATCGGCGCCCACCTCCAATCCCATCACCTTTTCGGCCTCATGCGTGCGCGCCGTGACGAGGATGATGGGAGTGCGCACGCCCGAGCGGCGCAGCACGCGGCACACCTCGAACCCATCCATCCCGGGCAGCATGATATCGAGGAGAATCATGTCGTAGCTCGACGCTTGCGCCTTCTCCACCGCCGCGGCGCCGTTTTGCTCCAGCGTGACCTCGTAGCCCTCCATTTGAAGGTCGGTCTCCAGTCCGAAGGCGATCCCAGGCTCGTCCTCCACCACAAGAATGCGCGTCATGCTGGCTCGCCTCCGGGCAATATCAGCGTGAAGGTGCTGCCGCGCCCGGGCTCACTTTCCACGCGGATCTCGCCACCGTGCCCTTCCACAATGTGCCGCACCATGGCCAGCCCAAGCCCTGTACCCTTCACACCGCGGGCCTTCGCCTCGCTGCCGCGGTAGAACTTGTTGAATATCTGCGCCTGCTCTCCGCCGGGAATACCGGTCCCTTCATCACGCACGTAAATCGCGAGGCCGCCATCGCGCGCCGAGGTTTCAACCCAAACCCGGGCCGGAGGCGCGGAGTACTTCACGGCGTTTTCGAGCAGGTTCCAGAGTGCGCGCGAGAGGGCTTCCCGGTCACCTCGAATGTGAGGCAGGCCGGTAGCGATGGAAAGCTCGATCTGGCTGCCATTCGCGGATGCTTGAAACTCGTCGACCACGGCACCTACCATCTCCGCCCCGTCGAGTGGCGCCAGCCGGTAGCCGGCCGTTCCCGCTTCCATCCTCGCGAAATCCAGAAGTCCCTCCACCAGGCGGCGCAACCGGGCTGTCTCCCTCGTCAGGATTTCCTGTCCCTTCCTGCGGTGATCTGGCGTCGGCCAGCGATCGGCGTCCAGCAGTTCGGCGATCTGGGAAATCGAAGCCAGCGGGCTGCGGAACTCGTGCGAGACGGCGGCAACGAAATCGGTTTGGAGCTGAGCCACCGCCATTTCCTTCGAAACAGCCCGCGACACAATGAAGCCAGCCGCTGCCAGTAGTGCCACCAGCATCGCCAGCCCGCAGCCGAGTAGCCAGTGACGGCCTGCTAATTCAACTGTTCCATCGTCACGGCTGGTCAACAGGACAGTCCACGGCAGCTTCGTGGAGGCCTGGCTCCGTTCCACGCGAAGTCTTGCCGGCTTGTTTATGCGCCCGAGCAGGAGGTGGCCCTCATCATCGATCAAGGCCGTCTCGAACGATCCTGCCTCGAGCAGTGCAGCGTCAAGCGCCAACGCCGGAGCCAGAACGGCCGTCCACTCCTCGCCATCGGAGGACCATGCCGCCAGCACGGCTCTCTCGCCGCCGAGTATCGTGCGCCCCTTGGGGGGTGAGCCCTTCCGCCAGGCTTGCCACAGTAGCTCAGCGGCGGCCGATAGCGCTTCCTTGCCTCCGCCATCGGCCTCGGGTGTCAGCCGAAGCCACCGCCGCGCCTGCGCCACTTGGAACTCATATGAGGACTTCACCAGGCTCCATTCGCCGCTCATGAGCCGATTGTGGAGGAATCCCGCTTCACGCTCCAAGTCGCCCGCGCTTCGTAGCTCATGGAACAACGCGCACCTACCCTCCAATGCGACCAAATGCGCGGGTAAGCCGTCCACCATGGTTGTACCCAAAGTGGCAAGTTGAGCGTATACCGCCAGCGCCTCATCAGGCCGTCCGGCCTTCTTCCAGTTGCGGGCCAGCCGCGCCAATGCCGCTGCCCTCACAAACCGGTCGTCCGATGCCGCGAGGCGGCGGAGAGCCGATGCCGCCGCCAGGAAATCCATCCGCTGAAATTCCAGCGCTTCAGCGTTGGTGAACAGCCCGTCCGGTATCGTCGGCGGCGGGGGGAGGACTGGAAGGTAGAGCAAGCCGTCAGGTGGCGAGATTGCGATCTGCTGGCTTTGGGCACGAAGCAGGACTGCTCCTTCCGGGAGCCCCCGCTTTCCCCCAATCAACAACAGCTCCTCAAACTCGGCCATGTGCCGGTAGAGCGCACCGGCGACCCGGTCCGCCGCCGCTTCGAGTTGCTCCAGCCTCCGCTGCCGCGCAAGAGCCCGATCCTGAGTGAGCAGGCGCCACCCGAGCCATCCCACCGCCGCCCCAGTGAGCAACGTGAAGGCCAGAAAAAGCCCTTGCATACGGCGTGCCTGGCACATCTCAACACTACATTCTAGGCGCTGATGTCGGGCTTTGGTGCTGGAATGGTCACGATTCTGTTTCGTGGCAGGAATCGGCGGTCTGTGCGGGAGAGGCTTTTGCGGTGATCAGTGCGGAGAACAGGCCCTGAATCGGGACTCGTGCAGGAGGAGTCTCCGGCGGAAGCGCCCCCTGATCTGATCGCCGCAACGGCACTTGTTGTCAGCATCGGCCACCCGATGGATCAAGTTCGTAAGCGAACAGTGCCGGTTCTGCGAGGAATCTCACTTGTTGAGGTTAAGGCGCCCCTGCTGGTCTAGTAGCACGGACTGAAGACCCGGGAAGAGGAACCGAAGGCGTTTCTTCGCCTGGGGAAACAACCGTCTTTAGAGATTGCTCAGCCCACTCTGCGCTGGTCCAATCGAAAAGCACGCCAGATGCCGATGAGGGCGCTTTAGCAA encodes the following:
- a CDS encoding response regulator transcription factor, translating into MTRILVVEDEPGIAFGLETDLQMEGYEVTLEQNGAAAVEKAQASSYDMILLDIMLPGMDGFEVCRVLRRSGVRTPIILVTARTHEAEKVMGLEVGADDYVTKPFSLRELRARIKAVLRRTTGELPRTYRMGEVEVDFTRGELRRNGRPVETTQLEFKLLEAFIRNQGRLLSRDRILDLVWGAGAHVTDRVVDNHVLALRRKIEPDPQRPIFLVSVRGVGYRFEGPQTES
- a CDS encoding tetratricopeptide repeat protein, with protein sequence MKIKQFTLILAVATALLAQPDVQLQRAMRMETLDGNLKGAIAQYEALARSSDRTVAAKALVRMGLCYEKLGSAEARKAYERALREFPGETESAATARARLAQMAGAANESGALSSRLLFSQPGVGGLLGPVSEDGRIFAFLTANGSLVVRDLQTGISHERVNRGGESEPANMVWAPVPSRDGSRIAYASGGGAAEPGYELRIGPATGGDFSAVPLKLAGHSFFHPWDWSPDGRNLAGWVYIPAQNVWNLAVVDTQSGELRGPSSRRSQRCERGVFSPDGKQIAAACYVNENVNTPPDRDIVVFDVATGQESTILGGLYDDRSPIWAPAASKILFVSNRQGGDGLWMVESKPDGSAVPVLLQGDLGATELLGLAKDGTLHYGRRTQSRDVYLANLDPYSLRVQGQPKRFVDTYLGHNSSPAWSPSGDSFSYTSSRDINGKSQLVVRGKDSAEVVVSDGNAWNYQIPTWCSDSRLLSWGTPHPATRRLYDAATGAVVGPDIKITGLRAAYQLGYAPDCRSVYVSARPHGSEHRQIFRVDLETQQRTELYSDDAEWSLAPTVSPDGKWLAMVGRVVRGGPVGVLVMPTSRGAPRMLAIGANDNVLRWTPDSKHLFYAKSEAGQEEFFAVSIQGGAPVATGIRGRGLSGPSLHPDGKRALFSSRESSAEVWSLRNFLPK
- a CDS encoding HAMP domain-containing sensor histidine kinase — protein: MATAAVVTIALCWFGWRMWTQERAVDRERQRERIEGSAEAMAAVVRGKWAQAGEALSRWVSDDRAVPPLIPGAVIFATAGNRVEVSPRDGLPFVPWLPGEPDLTSVFAEGEAAEFGGGGAARAVAVYRGLAGHPNESLRAEALLRLARVLLQSGERKGALRAYESLARMEGTLAAGLPAGLVGLDGQRKLGSSGSGEQIAAGLASGRWLLRKGPAEYYLEAASLRSPPGGWAAAEAMSLLWEKREGPVIEIDGQPWLGMWRGNEKRWAGLVAIPERFLEIRAPAGVRFQLTDARGRLLSGTPDKPQPGTAQVLGEAESPWVLRVWHEGGGTAYRTMTPTLVGLVILLLWGAVYFMARAIRRESEVARLQSDFVAAVSHEFRSPLTTVRQLSEMLEMGQVPSEERRQKYYSVLAGEAHRLQRLVEGLLHLGRMEAGAQSYRMQQLKVGDLVRQAVEEVGPGDGRVAVSESGEVHANGDREALTAAIRNLLDNALKYSPADSRVEAGWREGGRQVLIFVRDHGPGIPVEEQKAVFEKFVRGRRAVKESIQGTGVGLAMVKHIMKAHGGEVRLESAPGQGCTFTLVLPESE
- a CDS encoding response regulator transcription factor, whose product is MPRILIVEDEADIAQALRDDLQLEGYEVEVARDGHSAVSLGTAQAWDLILLDVMLPGRDGFEVCRELRRAGAGAPIVFLTARTHEAEKVLGLDLGAADYITKPFSPRELRARIRARLRDRQRPESEVERFGELEVDVARGELRKGGSKLEITPLEFKLLLVFLQNRGRLLSRDRLIDLAWGRDTYVTERAVDAHIVNLRRKVGSAAITSVRGMGYRFDG
- a CDS encoding HAMP domain-containing sensor histidine kinase → MEPALVSGWPAPVAAVWSRCQILPGGARQAEAIRLWGLLLAGKFALNRDTYVSFADDAAKWSGQPRPVELEELTDVVLRVEGDVRAGSRTSSGRALIESSSALHTVVWERRGASLHVLAASPAFVTREWLGRVGPGVWLQTQTGQIIGPATSGKAAAKYPAESRLPWTVLAVAPHSNGDFSARRRMLLLLLGAVGVFTLAGVLLALRSMRRELALARMQEDFVAAVSHEFRTPLTSLRQISEALEDGRVATEERRQSYYHSLSRATLRLHRLVEDLLDFRRMQSGAPEYRRERVEVGEFTAQVLDGFRAEVSELGFEVASSGASEGAFRGDREALGRALWNLLDNAVKYSGDSRLVEVTVECGGGEARWAVRDFGAGVPPAERDLVFHQFYRGEEARRAGIRGTGIGLAMVSQIVQAHGGQVALANAPGAGSVFSISIPLEAD
- a CDS encoding HAMP domain-containing sensor histidine kinase, producing MQGLFLAFTLLTGAAVGWLGWRLLTQDRALARQRRLEQLEAAADRVAGALYRHMAEFEELLLIGGKRGLPEGAVLLRAQSQQIAISPPDGLLYLPVLPPPPTIPDGLFTNAEALEFQRMDFLAAASALRRLAASDDRFVRAAALARLARNWKKAGRPDEALAVYAQLATLGTTMVDGLPAHLVALEGRCALFHELRSAGDLEREAGFLHNRLMSGEWSLVKSSYEFQVAQARRWLRLTPEADGGGKEALSAAAELLWQAWRKGSPPKGRTILGGERAVLAAWSSDGEEWTAVLAPALALDAALLEAGSFETALIDDEGHLLLGRINKPARLRVERSQASTKLPWTVLLTSRDDGTVELAGRHWLLGCGLAMLVALLAAAGFIVSRAVSKEMAVAQLQTDFVAAVSHEFRSPLASISQIAELLDADRWPTPDHRRKGQEILTRETARLRRLVEGLLDFARMEAGTAGYRLAPLDGAEMVGAVVDEFQASANGSQIELSIATGLPHIRGDREALSRALWNLLENAVKYSAPPARVWVETSARDGGLAIYVRDEGTGIPGGEQAQIFNKFYRGSEAKARGVKGTGLGLAMVRHIVEGHGGEIRVESEPGRGSTFTLILPGGEPA